In Leptotrichia sp. oral taxon 221, the DNA window GACCTTATACCAAAGGAAGGGTAATAGATTTAAGTAAAGCAGCATTTTCAAAAATTGCTAGCATAAGTGCAGGAGTAACAAGAGTAAAATTAGAAGTGATGAAATAAAAAAATTTTTCAATAAACAATTTGAAATTTTAAAATTTTAAGTTATACAAATATTTAGAAAAAAAAATTAAAAAGTAGGAAGGTGGAAAAACAGTGTTAAATGGGAAAATAGCTTTAATAACAGGTGGAGCAAGGGGAATTGGAAAAGAAATAGCTTTAAAATTTGCAGAAAATGGAGCAACTGTAATTTCAGGAGATTTGATGGATGCTGATTATACACACGAAAATATAACTCACATTAAATTAAATGTAACCGATAGAGAAAATATTAAAGAAGTTGCAAAAGAATTAAAAGAAAAATATGGAAGATTAGATATTTTAGTAAATAACGCAGGAATTACAAGAGATTCTTTATTACAAAGAATGAAAGAAGCAGATTGGGATTTAGTTGTAGACATTAACTTAAAAGGTGTTTTCAATGTAATGCAAGGATTCGTTTCATTATTGTTAAAAAGTAAAGCATCAAGCGTAATTAACATGGCTTCAGTAGTTGGAGTTGACGGAAACTTAGGACAAACTAACTATGCAGCAACAAAAGGTGGAGTTATTGCAATGTCTAAAACTTGGGCTAAAGAATTTGGAAGAAAAAATTTAAGATCGAATGCGTTGGCACCAGGATTTATTAAAACAGATATGACACATGTGTTGCCAGAAAAAGTTGTAGAAAAAGTTCTAGATAACACACCTTTAAGAAAAATGGGAGATGCTGAAGATGTAGCAAATGCAGCATTATTCTTAGCAAGTGACAATTCTAAATTTATTACTGGACAAGTTTTAAGAATAGACGGTGGATTAAACTTATAATTTATGAAAAAAAATAAAAAAGTTTATGCATATTATCTTTTAGAAACTGGGAAAACTGATATTGTAGATACTTGGGAAGAGTGTCAAGCAGCAACAAAAGGTAAAAAAGCAAGATATAAATCTTTTAAAGACTTAGATGAGGCTACTCAATGGTTAATTAATGGTGCAGAATATGAGAAAAAGCAAGAAGTAAATGAAAAATTATTAGAAAAACTTGATAGGGATGCGATTTATTTTGATGCGGGAACTGGTAGAGGAGAAGGTGTTGAAGTTAGAGTGACTGATTTTGATGGAAATTCTTTACTCTATCAAATTATGTCTCCAAAAAAGATAAATGAACATGGAAATTATAATGTTGCACCAACAAGAACTAATAATTTTGGTGAACTTACTGGATTGTTTATCGCTTTGAAAATTGCTGCAAAATATGGGAAAAGTATTATTTGTGGTGATAGTATGCTTGTGATTGATTATTGGTCAAAAGGTAGATTTAATGCAAATAATTTAGAAATGGATACTATTGAGTTAATAAAAAAAGTCTCGAAGTTAAGAGAAGAATTTGAAAGAGAAAATGGTAAAATAAAAAAAATTTCAGGAGATGTAAATCCAGCAGATTTGGGATTTCATAGATAAGTTTGGAGGAATAATGAAGAAATTATTAGTATTGATGATGTTACTTGTATGTTCTGTATGTACATTTAGTTTAGAGTTAAAGACTAAAGAAACTAGAAGAGAAGACAGAGCAGCAAGAGCAAAAGCAAAAGCACAGGCGAAAGAAAAAGCTAAAGAAGAAAAACAAAAACAAAAAACATCAGCAAAAGAATTCGAAGGTCAATACTTAAAAGCAACTAATACATTTTATTATGTAAAAGATAAATTGGTATTACCTAACAAAAAAGTAACATATACATTAAATGATCAAACAGGATTAATTGATGGAATTTATCAATTTATGGCTGAAAAATATGGTGTTTCTGATATGGATTTAGTAACTTTTAAAGTTAGTGGAACAGTTTCAAAAGATGGAGTTTTGACAGTAAGTAAAATAAGAAATTACAGAATTCCTGAAGATAAATTGTATCAAAATGGTGGATATATCGATGGAGGATATGTTCCAACAACAACTGATACACCAGGAGTAACAGTACAACCACAAAGTTCACCAGAAGAAGTAAGAATATTGGATATACCTTCTATAGGACCAAATAAATAATTGTAAGAAAAAAAGAAGAGGCAAGGTTATTTTCGGATAGCCTCTGTTTCTCTTTTTTTACAAAAGATAGCAAAGTTCCTGCCTTTAAAAGTGGGAGTAGTTCACATAAAAGTCTATTCAAAAACAGATTTATGTAATCTTATCAAATTAAAAATCAAGAATTTATGTTTTAAAATATTAAAAAAATTGTTATGTATATTGGAAGAGTAAAAGTGTTAAAAAAATTTATCTCAAAAAAATTAAAAATTTGAAGAGGAAAAGAGGTTGAATCGAATGGCAGAAGAAAAAAAAGAGCCAGTAAAAAGAGGTAGGAGAAAAAAAGAAGAAGTAGAATTAGAAGAAAAGAAAGAACCTGCTAAGAGAGGTAGAAGGAAAAAAGTAGAAGTTGAGACTGAAGAAGTTGAAAAAAAAGAGCCTGTGAAAAGAGGTAGAAAGAAAAAAGAAGAACTAGAAAATACAGAAATTGAAAAAGTTGAAAATTTTGAAAAAGAGAAAGAAGAAGTTAAAGTTACGAAAGAAATGGTAGATTTAGAAGATACAGAGAAAGAGAAAAATATAGAAGAGAAAAAAGAGAGAAATTTTTTTGAGGAGGATAAAAATTCTGATGAAGAAATATTGATAAAAAATATTTTAGAAACGAAGATAACTCCGCTGAAAAAAATGGCAAAAGAATATAAAATTCCTAATTTTTCAATAATGACGAAACATGATTTAGTAAATGAGATTTTGATGAAAAAAGGTGAAGAAAACGGGAAAACATATGGTTTTGGGAAATTGGATATAATTAATGAAGGAAGTTATGGATTTTTGAGACAGACAAGTGTTGGACCTGATGTGTATGTTTCGATTTCTCAAATAAAAAGATTTAACTTGAGAAATGGTGATACGGTATTTGGAGAGTTGAGAGTACCGATTGGAACGGAAAAAAATTATGGGATTTTGAAGGTGTTATTAATAAATGGAGATTTGCCAGAAAAATCATCGCAAAGACCATATTTTGATGATTTGATTCCATCTTATCCAGATGAAAAAATTAATTTAGGAAAAGGGCACATTGCTTCAAGAATAATTGATCTTGTGGCACCAATTGGTAAAGGACAAAGAGGATTGATTGTGGCACCGCCTAAAGCTGGTAAAACAGTGCTTTTATCGACATTGGCAAATGATATTATTAAGTATAATCCTGAAATTGACGTTTGGATTTTGCTAATTGATGAAAGACCTGAGGAGGTTACGGATATTAAGGAAAATGTTAAAGATGCAGAGGTTTATTCAGCGACATTTGATGAGGATCCAAGAGTTCATACACAAGTTACTGAAAAAGTATTGGAAATGGCTAAAAGAGAAGTTGAAAAAGGGAAAGATATTTTAATATTAATGGATAGCTTGACAAGATTGGCTAGATCGTACAATATTACAATTCCTTCAAGCGGAAAATTAATTTCAGGAGGTATTGATCCAAATGCCTTGTATTATCCAAAAAGATTTTTAGGGGCAGCAAGAAATATTAAAAATGGTGGAAGTTTGACGATAATTGCTACAGCACTTATTGAAACAGGAAGTAAAATGGATGAAGTAATTTTCGAAGAATTTAAAGGTACTGGAAATATGGAAATTATTTTAAGTAGAGCACTTCAACAATTGAGAGTTTTCCCAGCAATTGATGTTTTGAAAAGTGGTACAAGAAGAGAAGAATTATTGATTCCTAAAGATAAATTGGAGAAAATATGGAAATTAAGAAGAGAATTGGATAAAGAATCTGATAGTGATGGAATAAGAAAATTAAAAGAATTGATAAAAAGATTTAGTTCAAATGATGAATTGTTAGAAAATTTATAAAAATTATGAAAAAAGAAATTTTGAAAAAGTTTGAAGATTTATGAAAAAAAATAAAAAACAAATTTGACAATTGTAGATTTGTAAGGTAAACTTAAAAGTAGAGAGTAAAGGTATATTTTTATAATAAATTTACGAAAGTATTACAGGAGGAGGTAGTAAAAATATGGTAGGAATTATCGTGGCAAGTCACGGTGAATTTGCTGCTGGTATTAAACAATCGGCTTCAATGATTCTGGGAGAAGCAGAGTTATTGGAATCAGTTGTGTTTATGCCGAGTGAAGGACCAGATGACTTATATAAAAAAATTCAAGACGCCATTGAAAAATTAGGGACAGAAGAAGTTCTATTTTTAGTTGATTTATGGGGAGGAAGTCCATTTAATCAGTCTAATCGTTTCTTTGAAGAAGCACCTGAAAAGAGAGCAATTGTTGCAGGACTTAATTTACCAATGTTACTTGCAGCATTGTCAGAAAGAGAAGATTATGACACAGCTCATGAAGTAGCAAAAGCTATTGTTCCAGAAGGGAAAGACCAAGTTAAAGTTAGACCTGAAGAATTGGAACCAAAAGAAGCAAAAGCAACTGCAGCAGCACAAGATGACACACCAAAAGGTGCAATTCCAGAAGGAACTGTTATAGGTGATGGTAAAATTAAATTTGTATTGGCTCGTATCGATACTCGTTTGTTACACGGACAAGTTGCTACAAGTTGGACAAAAGCAACTAATCCAAACAGAATAATCGTTGTGTCAGATTCTGTTTCAAAAGATGAATTACGTAAAAAATTAATCGAACAAGCGGCGCCTCCAGGTGTACGTGCACATGTTATCCCACTTGATAAATTGGTGGAAGTTTCAAAAGATCCAAGATTTGGAAATACAAAAGCATTGTTGTTATTTGAAAATCCTCAAGATGCACTTTATGTAATTGAAAAAGGTGTGGATATTAAAGAGTTAAATGTAGGTTCGATGGCACATACTGTTGGAAAAGTTATGGTTAATAACGTACTTTCAATGGATCAAAAAGATGTTGACACTTACAAAAAACTAAGAGATTTAGGTGTAAAATTCGACGTAAGAAAAGTTGCTGCTGATAAGAGAGCAGATTTATTCAAATTAATTTCAGAAAAAGCAAATGAAGGATTAAAACTTTAATTTTATTTAGGAGGATATTATGGATTTTAATATAGTTTCAATTATTCTAGTATTAATAGTTGCATTTCTGGCAGGAATGGAAGGTATCCTTGACCAATTCCAATTCCATCAACCAATTATTGCGTGTTCATTAATTGGATTAGCAACAGGGCATATGCCAGAATGTATTATTTTAGGAGGAGCATTGCAACTTATCGCATTAGGATGGGCAAATGTTGGTGCGGCAGTAGCTCCAGATGCAGCTTTAGCTTCAGTAGCTTCAGCTATTATTTTTGTAAAAGCAGGAAACTTTACTGCAGATGGTCGTAACGTAGCAATTGCAGCAGCAATTACTCTAGCGACAGTTGGTTTAGTATTAACAATGGTAGTTCGTACATTGTCAGTAGTTATTGTTCACCAAGCAGACCGTGCAGCAGAACAAGGTAACTTCCGTGGTGTTGAATTTTGGCATATGGTTGCATTAGCATGTCAAGGATTACGTATTGCTATCCCTGCAATCTTGTTGTTATTCATCCCTTCAGAAGTAATTCAACACACATTAGGTTTATTACCAGAATGGTTTACAAAAGGAATGACAATCGGTGGTGGATTCGTAGTAGCAGTAGGTTATGCAATGGTTATCAACTTAATGGCTACTAAAGAAGTATGGCCATTCTTCTTCTTAGGATTTGCATTGGCTCCATTAAAAGAATTAACATTAATTGCAACAGGAATTATCGGAGTTTGTGCAGCAATTATTTACTTAAATGTTACAAAAAATGGTGGAGGAAGCAACAATGGTGGAGGAACTTCATCAGGTTCAGGAGATCCACTTGGAGATATATTGAATGATTATTAATAATTTAGGAGGAAAGTAAAAATGGCAGAAAATAAAATAAAATTATCAAAAGCTGATCGTCGTAGTGTAATGCTTCGTTCTCAATTTTTACAAGGTTCTTGGAATTATGAACGTATGCAAAATGGAGGTTGGGCTTATTCATTAATCCCAGCATTGAAAAAATTGTATCCGAAAAAAGAAGATGCGTCAGCAGCTTTAAAAAGACATATGGAATTTTTTAACACTCACCCATACATTGCAGCACCTATTTTAGGAGTTACTTTGGCGTTAGAAGAAGAAAGAGCTAACGGAGCAGCAATTGATGATGCAGCAATTCAAGGGGTTAAAGTAGGAATGATGGGACCATTAGCAGGTATTGGAGATCCAGTATTCTGGTTTACAGTACGTCCAATTTTAGGAGCAATAGCAGCATCACTTGCTACAGGTGGTTCAGTAATTGCACCATTATTCTTCTTTATTTTATGGAATGTAATTCGTATTTCGTTCTTATGGTATACACAAGAATTTGGATATCAAAAAGGTTCAGAAATTACAAAAGATTTATCAGGTGGATTGTTACAAACAATTACTAAAGGAGCTTCAATTTTAGGTATGTTCGTTATGGGAATTTTGGTTCAAAGATGGACATCAATTAATTTCCCAATGATAGTATCAAAAGTACCTTTATCTAAAGGAGCATTTATTGAATTTCCAAAAGGTACAGTTACAGGTGCACAATTGCAACAAATTTTAGGAGATCAAGCAAGTGGAGTTTCACTTTCAGCAGAAAAAGTTACTACATTACAAAATAACTTAGATCAATTGATTCCAGGATTTGCAGCATTATTATTGACATTCTTATGTATGTGGCTACTTAAGAAAAAAGTAAGTCCAATTTTAATAATATTCGGATTATTTATAGTTGGAATTGTAGGACACGTAGTTGGAATTTTCTAATATTTAATAAATTTAAAAAAAAATCAATATTAATAAATTAAATTTGGAGATTTTTATGAGAAAAAGAACTATTTTAATGAGATAATTTAGAAAAATATTCGTAATTATTGTTGTTAAAAATAGTTCTTTTTTGTATAATAGAATAAATGGTGTTGAATAAAATTATATTCGATATTTTCATTTAGGATAAATTAGTTATAACGTTTAATTTATAAATATTTTAAATTTTACAATAAAAATAAAAAGGAAAGGAGAAACAATTGGCAATTTCAAAAAATACAAAAGTTTTATTTAACACAAAAGGAAATTTGTTGAGTGGAATGGTAGGAAATAAAAATGGTGATATTTTAGTAGGCGATAAAGCATTTGAATTTTATTAAATAGTGTAAGAACACTCGCGACTTTAGTCGTGAGATGAATTGCACGAAAATTTTAGTAAGCATATAGGGAAACTTGTATGTAGACACGGAGCAAAACCGTGCAACAAAGAAACTGAATTGCTGGGAACTCTTAAAGCTAGTATAACCACAACATAATACCTTCGTTCAAATATGGTATAAGTGTGAAGGTAGCGAAAGCAGAAAAAATATACTAGATGGTGCAAGGTTAAATCCTAAACACTGAGCCATATAGAAAGGCATACAATAGACAATCAGCAGCTAAGCCTGAAAAGGAAAGTTCAACGACTATCCCTCGTGAGGGGAGTACAATACAAGCGATAGGTATTGGAAGTGGTTTCGCCTAAGGTGTTGAGATACACTATGGATAAGATATAGTCTGTGCTTGTTAGAGATAACAAGAAGTTCAAGGCTAATCTCCTTAATTTATTAAGGAGTATATATGCCAAGAGAACTGCATAAGTAGTAGCGAACTTATGTGAACGACGCTTCCCGCTGTTGTGGGGTTTTAAAAACTTTAAAAATATTTAAAAATAAATAAAAATATTACTTTTTTGACAGATAAAATGTAGAATACATGGTATAATACCTCTGATGAAAAGGAGGTGATATCTATGTATTTAACTTTAAAACAACAAGTAAAACACCTTAGCAAAAAAGAATTTAGAAATTTAAAATATTTGTGCCATATAGCTAAAAATTTAAAGAATCAAGCTATATACAATGTTAGACAATACTATTTTGAAAATAAAAAGTATTTAAGTTATAATGAAAACTATAAAATGCTTAAAAATATTGAGAACTATAAGAAGTTAAATTCTAATATGGCTCAGCAAATTCTAAAAGAAGTAGACGGAAGTTTCAAATCATTTTTTGGACTTTTAAAACTTGCTAGGAATGGTCAATATAATTTTAAAGATATAAAATTACCTAAATATCTTGCTAAAGATGGTTTTACAACTCTTGTTATAGGATTTGTTAGATTAAAAGACGATATTCTGATAGTTCCTTATTCAAATTCGTTTAAGAAAACTCATCAGGAAGTTAAAATTAAGCTGCCACCAGTATTGAAAGGTAAGAAGATAAAAGAAATTAGAATAATACCAAAACAACATTCTAGGTACTTTGAAATTCAATATACTTATGAGATAGAAGAAATTCAAAGGGAATTAAATAAAGAAAATGCACTAGGAATTGATTTAGGTATAGATAATCTTTGTACTTGTGTAACTAATAACGGAGCATCATTCATAATAGATGGTAGAAAATTAAAATCAATAAATCAATACTATAACAAGACAAATGCAAAATTGCAAAGCATTAAAGATAAGCAAAAGATAGAGCATATAACATTAAGACAAAAGAGAATAGCTAGAAAGAGAAGTAATCGTATAGAAGATTATCTTTCAAAAGCAGCAAGAATAATAATAAATTATTGTCTTAATAATGATATAGGAAAACTAGTTCTAGGATACAATGAAGATTTTCAAAGGAAATCAAATATTGGAAGTATAAATAATCAAAACTTTGTAAATATACCATATGGAAAATTAAGAGATAAATTAATATATCTATGTAAACTATATGGAATAGAATTTAAACTGCAAGAAGAAAGTTATACATCAAAAGCAAGTTTCTTTGATGGAGATGAAATTCCAATATATGATAAAGAAAATCAAAAAGAATATATATTCAGTGGAAAAAGAATAAAAAGAGGACTATATCAAACAAGCACAGGTAAAATCATAAATGCGGATTGTAATGGAGCATTAAATATATTAAGAAAAAGTAAAGTTGTGGATTTAAGTATCCTATACAATAGAGGTGAACTGAACACACCTAAAAGAATAAGGGTAGTGTAAAGCTATCAAACTTCTTAGAAAATTTTTAAATGTTTTTAAAGATTTTAGAACCCTGCGACTTTAGTCGTGGGAGGTTCAGAATTCGAGGAATCCAGAAGATTATGTTCAAATTCCGTGGGAAGAAATAAAACTTGTTAGAGCTCAAATATTTTTTAATGATAAATATATAAGAGGATTTTTTGTTGATACAAAAAGTGCAGGAACGTTTAATTTTGTAGTGAAAAATGCAGGTAAAACGTTGAAAACAATGCGAGATTTTATTGGGAATGAAAAAATTGTTAGAAATAAACCGTTATTTTCGATTAAAAATTTATTTTCTAGGAAGAAAAGCGAAAAATAAATATTATAAATTTAAAAAAGTTAGGAGGATAAGATGAATTTAGAAATTACAACACCGGCAGTATTATTTCCGTCAGTATCGTTATTATTGTTAGCATACACGAATAGATTTTTGACAATTGCTGGGTTGGTTCGGCAAATGAATGTTTGTAATCCTAATGAATATGAGATAAGTCAAATTGAGAATTTAAGAAAAAGATTGCAATACATAAAAAAGATGCAATATTATGGAGTTAGTAGCCTTTTAATGTGTGTACTTTCGATGTTTTTCTTGTTTTTTAAATTAGATTTATTTGGAATGATAACATTCGTGATTAGTTTGATACTGATGATTGCGTCGCTATTTTTTACATTAAAAGAAATACATATTTCATTGGAAGCATTAAAAATCCACTTAAATCATTGTCAGTATGATGATGACGATGAAAAATAAATTTTGCGTATAATGATTGAATAAAAAAGAAAAAATTGTTATAATCTAATATATATAAATTAAATGATAATATTATGTTTATTAAAATTTATTGTTTTCAAAAAAATTTATCATTTGGTTAAAAAGCAAATTTTAGATTATTGTTTAGAGGAGGAAAAATGATATCATTAATCTTGGCTGCAGGAAAAGGTACAAGAATGAAATCTGAAAAACCTAAGGTTTTGCATGAAGTAAATGGAATGCCTATGTTGAAAAGAGTAGTAAAAGTTTTGGAAAATTCTGGAATTGAAAAAAATCTTTTCATTTTGGGGCACAAAAAAGAAGTTGTTCTTGAAGCAATGGGCGATGTAATGTATGTTGAGCAAAAGGAACAATTAGGGACTGGACATGCAGTTTTAATTGCAAAAGAAAAATTAGGAAATTTAAAAGAAGATGTTTTAATTACTTGTGGAGATACACCTTTATTAAAATCTGAAACTTTTAATAAAATGAAAAAAATCTTTGAAGAAAAAAATTTAGATTGCATAGTTCTTTCATGTAAAGTAAAAAATCCTTTTGGATATGGGCGAATTATTAAAGAAAATGGAAATATAGTTGATATTGTTGAGGAAAAAGAAGCGACTGATGAACAAAGAAAAATTGATGAAATTAATACAGGTGTGTATATTTTTAAAAATGAAAAATTGTTAGAAGCAGTTGAAAAAATTAATAATAACAACTCAAAAGGTGAATATTACTTGACAGATGTAATCAAAATTTTATCTGGCGAAGGACAAAAAGTTGAAAGTTTTCAAATTGAAGATGAAGACGAGGTTTTAGGAGTAAATTCAAAAGTCCAATTAGCTCAAGCTAATCGAATTTTAAGAGAAAGAAAAAATGTAGAATTAATGGATAATGGAGTAATTTTGTTAGATCCAGCAACTACTTATATCGAAGAAAATGTTGAGATTGGAGAAGACACAGTAATTTATCCAAATGTAACAATTCAAGGAAATACAAAAATTGGAAAAAATTGTGAAATTTTAGGAAATACGAGAATTGAAAATTCGGTAATTGGAGATAATGTGAGAATTGAGGCTTCTGTTGTGGAACAATCGACTTTAGAAGACGGTGTTACAGTAGGACCATTTGCACATTTAAGACCAAAAGCTAACTTAAAATTGAATGCTCACGTAGGAAACTTTGTAGAAATTAAAAATGCTACTTTGGAAGAAGGCGTAAAAGCAGGACATTTGACATATATTGGAGATGCACAAGTTGGAGAGAGAACAAATATAGGAGCAGGGACAATAACTTGTAACTATGATGGAAAAAATAAACATAAAACAAAAATAGGAAAAGATTCATTTATTGGAAGTAATTCAATAATAGTTGCACCGGTGGAAATAGGTGAAAAATCATTTACTGCAGCTGGATCAGTAATTACCGAAAATATACCAGATGAAACTTTAGCATTTGGTAGAGCTAAACAGATAAACAAAGAAGGGTGGAACAAATAAAATGATAGCTTTGAGTAAAGAAGATAAAGAAAAAATAAGAATTTTTGCGGGGTCATCGAGTAAAGAATTAGCAAAAAAAATAGCAGAGTACCTTGAAATAGATTTATCTTCAAATCAGATAGTAAAATTTGCAGATGGAGAAACTTTTGTAAAATCGAATGAAAGTGTTAGAGGTTGTAAAGTATTTATTATTCAATCAACTTCAAAACCAGTAAATGAAAGTTTAATGGAATTATTGATATTTATTGATGCGTTGAGAAGAGCTTCAGCAAGAGAAATAACAGCAGTAATTCCTTATTATGGATATGCAAGACAAGATAGAAAAGCAAGTCCAAGAGAGCCAATTACATCAAAATTAGTTGCAAATTTATTGACAGTAGCAGGAGCGACAAGAGTAATTACAATGGATTTACACGCAAGACAAATTCAAGGATTCTTCGATATTCCAGTAGATCATATGGAAGCATTGCCAATTTTAGCAAAACATTTCATAAAATATGGATTCAGTCCAGAAGATACAGTTGTAGTATCGCCTGATGTTGGAGGAGTAAAAAGAGCTAGAGGATTGGCAAACTGGTTGCATACGCCACTTGCAATAATTGATAAAAGAAGGGCAAAAGCGAATGTGTCAGAAGTTATGAACATAATTGGAGATGTAAAAGGTAAGAAAGCAATTTTGATAGATGATATGATCGACACAGCTGGAACAATTTGTAATGCAGTTCAAGCATTGATAGATAAAGGTGCAACAGAAGTTTATGGATGTGCGACTCACGCAGTATTTTCGGGACCAGCTATTGAAAGATTAAAAAATTCAGCATTTACAGAAGTTGTAATAACAGATACAATTGAATTGTCAGAAGATCAACAATTTGATAAATTGAGAGTCTTGACAACAAGTAAAATGTTTGCTGAAACAATTAAGAGAATAACAACAAGTGAAGCAATAAGTGATTTATTTGAAATTCCAGTAGAAGATTAATAGTAAAAAATTAACAAAAGAGGATAATCAAATTGGAAAAAATTGAAAATAAAGCAATAGAAATATTAAAAAAAGGGGGAGTTGTCATATTTCCAACCGATACAGTGTATGGAATAGGGGCTCTCCCTAAAAAAAAATCAGTAGAAAAAATCTATAAAATTAAGCATCGTGATTTTTCAAAAAAAATTATAGCGTTGGTGAGTGATGTAGAAAAAATTCAAGAAATGATTGACGAGACACCTCAAAATTTGAAGAAAATTCAAAAGATTATTGATAAATTTTGGCCTGGAGAACTAACAATTATTTTTAATGCAAATAAAAATTTTA includes these proteins:
- the glmU gene encoding bifunctional UDP-N-acetylglucosamine diphosphorylase/glucosamine-1-phosphate N-acetyltransferase GlmU translates to MISLILAAGKGTRMKSEKPKVLHEVNGMPMLKRVVKVLENSGIEKNLFILGHKKEVVLEAMGDVMYVEQKEQLGTGHAVLIAKEKLGNLKEDVLITCGDTPLLKSETFNKMKKIFEEKNLDCIVLSCKVKNPFGYGRIIKENGNIVDIVEEKEATDEQRKIDEINTGVYIFKNEKLLEAVEKINNNNSKGEYYLTDVIKILSGEGQKVESFQIEDEDEVLGVNSKVQLAQANRILRERKNVELMDNGVILLDPATTYIEENVEIGEDTVIYPNVTIQGNTKIGKNCEILGNTRIENSVIGDNVRIEASVVEQSTLEDGVTVGPFAHLRPKANLKLNAHVGNFVEIKNATLEEGVKAGHLTYIGDAQVGERTNIGAGTITCNYDGKNKHKTKIGKDSFIGSNSIIVAPVEIGEKSFTAAGSVITENIPDETLAFGRAKQINKEGWNK
- a CDS encoding ribose-phosphate pyrophosphokinase, with protein sequence MIALSKEDKEKIRIFAGSSSKELAKKIAEYLEIDLSSNQIVKFADGETFVKSNESVRGCKVFIIQSTSKPVNESLMELLIFIDALRRASAREITAVIPYYGYARQDRKASPREPITSKLVANLLTVAGATRVITMDLHARQIQGFFDIPVDHMEALPILAKHFIKYGFSPEDTVVVSPDVGGVKRARGLANWLHTPLAIIDKRRAKANVSEVMNIIGDVKGKKAILIDDMIDTAGTICNAVQALIDKGATEVYGCATHAVFSGPAIERLKNSAFTEVVITDTIELSEDQQFDKLRVLTTSKMFAETIKRITTSEAISDLFEIPVED